The Aethina tumida isolate Nest 87 chromosome 6, icAetTumi1.1, whole genome shotgun sequence nucleotide sequence CTTCGTGATATGCATAGAGAGCATGCACGTGGGCGACAACGGTGAACAGGCCAACGTCCACCAGCTGCCCGCCGACAAGCTGAAACAGCGCGAGGTGATCCACATCGACATCGCCAACGACCCGATCAATCCGGCCGACTACGAGGAATCGGAGAATCCGGCCATATTCCACAGCGAGAAGACGGGACGCGGCCCGCTGATGGGACCCAACTGGAAGAACGAGGTGCGACCGGTGATGACCTGCTACAAACTGGTCACTGTGGAGTTCAAGTGGTTCGGCCTCCAGTCGCGGATAGAGAGCTTCATACAGAAGTCGGAGAGGCGGCTCTTCACCAATTTCCACAGGTACTGGATGGGTACTGACACACTTCTAAAGAGTTgatgttttgttgtttaatcaCTGCTGGTTTCAACCAGATGATAAGTAGCCGAGTTACAGCTGATAAAATGTCCAATTTCTCAGAGCTTTTGATGAGtttttcaactattttaaCTAAGCTAATAATAACAGaggaaaattctaattaattaactaattttgacttcattttttttcatttattatttacatttaaatttggacattaaccttttaaataattcagaatTCTAACTGTTTtccaagattttaaaataccacttcagtttaatttaaaacaacttattcaaattaaaatatattcataaataattcagcCAATTTATATAGCTTAAATACAATagttaattgttaaaagtaaatttccaATCccaaatcatttataattcatttaattatgttaaaatgggACTttgattcattaaataatgcaAAACTGCAAATTcacaactttttatatttaaataaatttaattattttagttttttcgttataatgtattaaaaatgagcTTATTAGTAatcttgtaaatttatttcaattaattttgttttattagatttttaaatacatagctacaatatttaattttaaacagtgaAAAGcttctaatttattgttttaaaacatatttattaataatttaatccttGTATAAATCGTATAACTCTTTTATGAGgaagttttaacatttataaagtttaaaaataatatttaaacgttGAAAAGCTAAATTTTCTAACTAAaatcatttgtaattaatataattatgttaaaattgtactttCACTCATTAAATAATGcaaaactctaaatttaaaaacatttttttattaaacaaaattaattattttagttttttcgttattttgtattaaaaatacgattattactttttaaaagctatcccaatttataaatttacttcaattaattttgttttataagatttttaaatacatagctataatatttaattttaaacagtgaAAAGcttctaatttattgttttaaaacatatttattaataatttagtcctTATATAAATCGTATAACTCTTTTATGAAgaagttttaacatttataaagtttaaaaataatatttaaatgttgaaaagCTAAATTTCCCAACTAAattcatttgtaattaatacaattatgttaaaattggactttcacttattaaataatgcaaaactctaaatttaaaaacattttttgattaaacaaaattaattattttagttttttcgttattttgtattaaaaataagattattacgttttaaaaggcatcgtaacttataaattaacttcaattaaatttgttttataagatttttgaattttgaaaagcttctaatttattgttttaaaacacatttattaataatttagtcctTGTATAAATCGTATAATTCTTTTATGAAgaagttttaacatttataaagtttaaaaataatatataaatgttgaaaaGCTAAATTTTCTAACTAAaatcatttgtaattaatataattatgtcaaaattagACTTTCACTCATTAGATAATGTAAAACTCcaaatttacaaacattttttggttaaataaaattaattgttttagtttttctattattttgtattaaaaataagattattacGTTTTAAAAGCTATCctaacttataaatttatttcaattaattttgttttataagatttttaaatactttgctacaatatttaattttaaacagtgaaaagcttttaatttgttgttttaaaacatatttattaataatttactcctTGTATAAATCGTATAATTCTTTTATGAAgaagttttaacatttataaagtttaaaaataatatttaaacgttGAAAAGCTAAATTTTCTAACTAAaatcatttgtaattaatataattatgttaaaattgtactttCACTCATTAAATAATGcaaaactctaaatttaaaaacattttttaattaaacaaaattaattattttagttttttcgttattttgtattaaaaataagattattacGTTTTAAAAGCTATCctaacttataaatttatttcaattaattttgttttataagatttttaaatacttagctacaatatttaattttaaacagtgaaaagcttttaatttgttgttttaaaacatatttattaataatttactcctTGTATAAATCGTATAATTCTTTTATGAAgaagttttaacatttataaagtttaaaaataatatttaaacgttGAAAAGCTAAATTTTCTAACTAAaatcatttgtaattaatataattatgttaaaattgtactttCACTCATTAAATAATGcaaaactctaaatttaaaaacattttttaattaaacaaaattaattattttagttttttcgttattttgtattaaaaataagattattacgttttaaaaggcatcataacttataaattaacttcaattaaatttgttttataagatttttgaATACATAGCtacaagatttaattttaaacagtgaAAAGcttctaatttattgttttaaaacacatttattaataatttagtcttTGTATAAATGGTATAATTCTTTTATGAAgaagttttaacatttataaagtttaaaaataatatttaaatgttgaaaagCTAAATTTTCTAACCAAaatcatttgtaattaatataattatgtcaaaattagACTTTCACTCATTAGATAATGTAAAACTCcaaatttacaaacattttttggttaaacaaaattaattgttttagttttttcattattttgtattaaaaataagattattacGTTTTAAAAGCTATcctaacttataaattcatttcaattaattttgttttataaaatttttaaatacttagctacaatatttaattttaaacagtgaGGAGcttctaatttattgttttaaaacatatttatttaataatttaatctttatatatatcatataattCTTTTACgaagaatttttaacatttataacgtctcaaataatatttaaacaaaatttcttaacTAAAatcatttctaattaatataattatgttaaaattggactttGAATACCTATTTCGTTCGTAACTAGTTTAAATaccttcatttaataatatttcagtcaagacaattcattaaaatcaatttaattttcagacaAGTATTTTGTTGGATCGACAAGTGGCACGGTCTGACGATGGAGGACATCAGAGCGATCGAAGACAAGACCAAGGAGGAGCTGGAGTCGTTGCGCAAGAAGGGCGAGGTCCGCGGCATGAAGGCGGACAACGATTAGACAGCCAGTTCGCGTGCCAATCGCGACAACGTCAGCGTCGCCGCGTCGTCGCCCTCGTCGTCGTCGACGTCGCCGTCGCCGCGACGCTGGAACCGTCACCTAGCTAATTTAACCAACTAaacaaccaaaaaaaaaaacaaacaaacaacaaaacagAGATGTGCGCGTGGTGCGGGGCAGCCGGGGGACGGGGTCGCCGCCGTCGCCACCGTATTATCGTCCGGTATGTTACCACAGGGCGGCGGGCGCCGTCCCCCGGCTGCGTCGGtcgacacacacacacacacacactcaacACACATTCAACACGACACATTCGGTTACGTtcattctattattaattgggTTTGGTGGTTGGCCAGACGTTTTGCCATTTGCGTTGTTGTTTTGCCGGGAGAAGCAACAAGTTCGAGCCCATTCCtgtgtattttattctatagtcAATTACGAGCGCGgtcactttattttttatttgtatgtgtATAGAGGAGACTAAAACATGtggatataaaatagaaaagtgtttgttttttttatttctttttgttttgttttaattttcttatttttaaataatgattgatTGAtgagtttcatttttttactgCACACGGATGTTaagtttttttgtaatttttaacatgGAAACCATTTTGACAATAGTATACAGGGTGGACGGATTGAACGCCACCGCAGCTCAACTTAACCGTACTTAAATGCAGTTGTAGGCTCCGCCCTGTATATCGTTACCGTTAATTAAATCGATTAATTAatgcaaaacaatttttctcgTACTAAGTACTAAGTGTTTTTAGCTAGTTGTTAttgaaacttattaaaataaaactaaaaaaagtgTATGTAGGATATTTGGGAACATGTtgacaatatttcataaaaatttaaattcatctaGTCATTTTAGTGTAAGCGTTTGGACGCGTCGGACCGGCCCAAAAAAACGCGACAAGTTTTTCTATTGCATACTTTTGGGGCGGGCCGGTTTCGGGGCGGCACGCGAGATTTTCTTTGTCAAAGTGGTTTCGGTACGGTTCGAGAGatctaaatgaaataaaaaaaaaacaaaataattaaaattggttaGGAAAACAAAACAGATTaatgaatagaattataaatattgtaaatgaaattgtgaaaataaatatattacaacacAGTTAATACAGTGGTTTTATTGTAAACTACCATAccatcaattattataaatgttctCCCAccgaatcatttatttagtaaaaattttgagaaaaataatcaaaatatttaaatttaaacaagataATGAAGGTGTCATCTGGTATCAAGAACGATGAAGAAACAAGTTTGGTAGGTATTAAGGCCCTCTAAAGGTAATAGGTTAAACTCAACAGGTATGAATTACAGGAATCTGCAAtgcagatttttaaatttttaataatttacagaattcGAGACAGATGGCGCCACCACGCATTACTGAAATCTGtgattctaatatttatattctccAACGGTTTAAGGTATTTGCGATAGATGACGCCTCCATTAAAAACTCGCGCAATAAGCCAACAGTTTCCCaccattttttagtttaattcatttatccATTAATCGTTGTGTTACCATTCGAATTTCTAACATCGATTATTGAATGTCGAACATCGAATATCGCACGTCGAACATCGAATCTCACAGGTCGAACATCGAATCTCGCACGTTGAACATCGAATCTCACACGTCCAACATCGAATCTCAAATTTCCAACATCTAATATTGAATGTCGATCATCGAATTTCGAATTTCGAACATAGAATATCGCATGTCGAACATCGAATCTCGCACGGCGAACATCGAATCTCGCACGTCGAACATCGAATCTCGCACGTCGAACATCGAATCTCACACGTCGAACATCGAATCTCACACGTCGAACATCGAATCTCAAATTTCCAACATCGAATATTGAATGTCGATCATCGAATTTCGAATTTCGAACATCGAATCTCACACGTCGAACATCGAATCTTGCACGTCGAACATCGTATCTCACACGTCGAACATCGAATCTCACACGTCGATCATCGAATCTCAAATTTCCAACATCGAATACTGAATGTCGATCATCGAATTTCGAATTTCGAACATCGAATCTCGCACGTCGAACATCGAATCTTGCATGTCGAACATCGAATCTCACACGTCGAACATCGAATCTCACACGTCGAACATCGAATCTCACACGTCGAACATCGAATCTCAAATTTCCAACATCGAATATTGAATGTCGATCATCGAATTTCGAATTTCGAACATCGAATCTCACACGTCGAACATCGAATCTTGCACGTCGAACATCGTATCTCACACGTCGAACATCGAATCTCACACGTCGATCATCGAATCTCAAATTTCCAACATCGAATACTGAATGTCGATCATCGAATTTCGAATTTCGAACATCGAATCTCGCACGTCGAACATCGAATCTCAAATTTCCAACATCGAATATTGAATGTCGATCATCGAATTTCGAATTTCGAACATCGAATCTCACACGTCGAACATCGAATCTTGCACGTCGAACATCGTATCTCACACGTCGAACATCGAATCTCACACGTCGATCATCGAATCTCAAATTTCCAACATCGAATACTGAATGTCGATCATCGAATTTCGAATTTCGAACATCGAATCTCGCACGTCGAACATCGAATCTTGCATGTCGAACATAGAATCTCACACGTCGAATATCGAATCTCACACGTCGAACATCGAATCTCACACGTCGAACATCGAATCTCAAATTTCCAACATCGAATATTGAATGTCGATCATCGAATTTCGAATTTCGAACATCGAATCTCACACGTCGTACATCGAATCTTGCACGTCGAACATCGAATCTCACACGTCGAACATCGAATCTCACACGTCGATCATCGAATCTCGCACGGCGAACATCGAATCTCGCACGTCGAACATCGAATCTCACGTCGAACATCGAATCTCACACGTCGATCATCGAATCTCGCACGGCGAACATCGAATCTCGCACGTCGAACATCGAATCTCACACGTCGAACATCGAATCTCACACGTCGATCATCGAATCTCGCACGGCGAACATCGAATCTCGCACGTCGAACATCGAATCTCACACGTCGAACATCGAATCTCAAATTTCCAACatcgaatattaaatgtcgATCATCGAATTTCGAATTTCGAACATCGAATCTCACACGTCGAACATCGAATCTTGCACGTCGAACATCGAATCTCACACTTCGATCATCGAATCTCAAATTTCCAACATCGAATACTGAATGTCGATCATCGAATTTCGAATTTCGAACATCGAATCTCGCACGTCGAACATCGAATCTTGCATGTCGAACATCGAATCTCACACGTCGAACATCGAATCTTGCACGTCGAACATCGAATCTCACACTTCGATCATCGAATCTCACACTTCGATCATCGAATCTCAAATTTCCAACATCGAATATTGAATGTCGATCATCGAATTTCGAATTTCGAACATCGAATCTCACACGTCGAACATCGAATCTTGCACGTCAAACATCGAATCTCACACGTCGAACATCGAATCTCACACGTCGATCATCGAATCTCAAATTTCCAACATCGAATACTGAATGTCGATCATCGAATTTCGAATTTCGAACATCGAATCTCGCACGTCGAACATCGAATCTTGCATGTCGAACATCGAATCTCACACGTCGAACATCGAATCTCACACGTCGAACGTCGAATCTCATATTTCCAACATCGAATATTGAATGTCGATCATCGAATTTCGAATTTCGATCATCGAATCTCGCACGTCGAACATCGAATCTCACACGTCGATCATCGAATCTCAAATTTCCAACATCGAATACTGAATGTCGATCATCGAATTTCGAACATCGAATCTCGCACGTCGAACATCGAATCTCACACGTCGAACATCGAATCTCGCACGTCGAACATCGAATCTCGCACGGCGAACATCGAATCTTGCACGTCGAACATCGAATCTCACACGTTGAACATCGAATCTCGCACGGCGAACATCGAATCACGCACGTCTAACATCGAATCTCACACGTCGAACATCGGATCTTACACGTCGAACATCGAATCTCAAATTTCCAACATCTAATATTGAATGTCGATCATCGAATTTCGAACATCGAATATCGCACGTCGAACATCGAATCTCAAATTTCCAACATCGAATATTGAATGTCGAACATCGAATATCGGTTAGGtcaagtaaataaaacaacaaattaattcagtacgtataatgtattttaaaaaaactgattttatcatcatatatataataattttttgcttaacactaacataaatattaaaatctaataaaagatTCACATCCTGCAGTCAGTTCGAAAACATCTTCACtttggtataaaaatttacatatacaatTGTTGGTTACATAAAACATCCTCCACATTCAGTCTTACatcctacaaaaaataataagaacacTACCAATCATGTAACGAACCCTAAAAGTAACGATCCTCTTGTAAATTTGTCCGGTGCAAAGATACAGAAGAGACGCTTTTgtgcaacttattaaaactaagGGCGCGGCCTCCTCACTTGAACGATAAGGGGGGACGGAACGAGGAAACCGCCAAATGCCACGGTCCAAAAATCAATTCGAAGGGGGGGAATGTCCAGGAATTTGCTATATACAttcatatcaaaatataaatatcggtaatatatatttgtttgtgtcaattttgaaacattcaaaTCTGTGCTGCCAGTGATTTAATTCGAAAACAATCGGTTAGTTAGTAGAAGGACTTTTTGGCAACGTTAATGTAATATCATATAAAGTTTTTCGCCTAATCTAAAAAACTGTAACTGTGAGAGAGACTTTAGTGAGTTTATCGAAGCGCGtgaacaaatacaaaatacaattcTCCTGCCCGGCCGGCCCAGTTTGGGTGCGTGGCTCACGTGAACAGCGGCAGGTTGTGAAAGTGGTAGCCGCGCTTCCCCTTCGCGGCGAAGTATATGTAGACCACGTGGTAGGCGCCGGGCACGAAACATATGAAGCCGGCCAGCAGGAACACCGAACCTTGGAGGCCGCTGCTGGGCTGCGCCAAGCTTATTGCACCTGAAACGTTCACCTATAACTCGAACGGTCAAAAGAATTGTCGGTCTCACCTGTGGCCAACAGTCCCACACCGATTACTAGCAGGGTGGCGGCCGCCAGGACCATGCGCCAGTTCTCCCTCACTTTGGGATGGTTCAGGCAGGAGACGTTCAGGTTTTCCTGGCTGGAGCACTCGTAGTAGTCCTGGATTAGGGAGTCGCTGTCTCTGGACGCGTCGTTCCCCAATTTGTAGCCCCTGtaacacaatttaatatgGGCTTCGATTGAATTTTGTTgtgatataataattgtacaaGCTGGGTTGTTCGATGCACAAATTAATGTGAGGTAAAATTGGATCCGTCATCTGTcacatttacttaattaaatttaaattgtttgatctagttaccaataaaattgtatgaaatAAGACAGTACCCTCAAAGGTTTAATTAGGTGATTTGTATACAATTATGACAGTGTTTATATTACACAAAACTAATATTTCCTTATAGTTGTCCAACTGgagtatataattatttatggtgTGACCTATAAATATGCAATTAGTAAACAAATCAATATACTAACACCTCTAGAtacatgtaaattaatataatttgcatGTGGTAACTAAATAAGCCTGCAATGAATGAATCATGTAACAAAACCAGTTTGAACACAAGGTTACCCGATCAGGAAGCAAAGTGCATTCCACCACCTAAATGAATGTGTCCACCTCATACACGAATAAAAACTACACCCAACCCTTCACCCCTTTGGTGGTTTatggattaatttatatgtttgttgttgttttcggTACTAGCCTGCCGTTGTCGATGGTCAAACTGTGCTGGTCCCCCTGGCCCATGTTGATGGAGGTGGGCGACCGCGGACAGTTGCCGCCGTACACCTTGATCGCCTCGTCGGTCTCCTCCTCGAACGCGTCGTCGATCGAGAACCGCTTGGGGCGGCCGTTCGTGAAGCCCATGGGCGACGACATCGCTGCGCCCGTACTCGATGCGGGGATGTTATCGCGGTGCGTGCGCGACACGCGATCAGGTCATGTTTCGGCCACGGAACCACGGAACGGGGGGCGCGGGCACACTGGTTAATATGTTTACGGAATTTTTGATcggtatttttatttcgtttcaCTGACAGCTGTCAAACATGTTTTCCAAGGTGGTCGACGGTGGTGATCTGTATTGGTGACGGGTGTTGACGTCTGTCGGAAGATGGCGCCCCAACTAGTTTGACAGACCCCGTCGCCCTCTGTACGTAATTGACTAAACTTAGTCAGCGTTCATAACAGAAATCTGTAACGTGTACATTATTTTCTGAGCAcccattaaaaaagaaaactataatttaaatcttagtAGTTCCATTAGATATCACCAGAGTGTAACatggtatttttaattgtaaccgTTCAAGAAACTTGCAACAGATGTTGCTTGTGAAAATGAACACAGAAatcgtttaaaaatatcatagtGGTTCTGCATAAGCCCAATAAATGTCTTCAGCATGTCGCATGATACAGAAATCTGTTATGTgggatttttatttgtaatgatTTAAGAAACTTGTAATAGATCTCGCTAGCATTTTACGTTTTTCATTAAGTCatccaaaattcaaaatatttgtatttttgtatcaggataattaaaacaaacagtatagttttgtaaaaatattttattttaataatcttaacaAATGTGTACATCTGTTCAattgtaataatgtaaaataaatacaaaattaaactaattctaACTCAATAAAGAGATTGGCATCATCATGGTTTcgctgttgttttatttttcccttAATTCCTCCAACTGAAACAAacgattatgttaattaatggttcagatttaattaaaccatcATACTTTACCTTAGGAGTCGATGGAATTGTTCTGACTGCGGGATCCGTGCAGAGAACAGGATGATGAATTTGTTTGATGAATTGTTCGACAATGGCAGTTCCGAAAACGGTTTAGGGTACCTATTCCTGACGAAATTTCCTGTATATAATCCGTATGTATTGTTGTCAAAGTCTTCAACCTTGCCAATctgtaaagtattaaaaagatAGTCAGTCTCCACATGATTTGAGTGaattttatacttacatttcCAGAATCTTCCAGTCTGACAAATTACATCAGTTATGATGCTTTGTTTGATTTTCTGCCTTTTGTTTAAGCGTGAGAAGTCGAAGAAGTACGGTGTCAGTCCAGACATGTTGATGGTGATGCTGGGGATTCCCAGAACGGAACACCTCTAATTGGCAGCTTCTCACAACTCATGCCGAAGGGGTTGTGGCAATTTAAGTGGAAAAAATCCACCACAACAAAAGAAGTTAGGGCTGCAACATCTGCGACACGACCTACAACACGAACAAGGCGCTGCAGCAGCACAAATTTGTGGTGCACACCGACCCCAGCAACTGGAAGTACAGCTGCGACGTCTGTCTGAAACGGTTCCCTCTGAAGGGCGGTTACTCGGAGCACATGAAGCGGCACGAAGGGGTGAAACAGCACTCCTGCTTGGTGTGTGGCAAACGGTTCGTCAGCAAGGTGGAGCTTTCGAAGCACAAGAAGCTGCATTCCAACTTCCGGGGCTTCAAATGTTCGCAGTGTCCCAAGGAATACAAGGACAAGTacgaattactaaaaatatgattgtttaaatgttaGGACGGGTTTTGTTGTAGGTTTTTGTATGAAGTGCACCTCACAAAGGTGCATGGGATAGGCAACAAACCGGTGTAGGTCAGAGTGAAGAAGCACACGTGCCACATTTGTCCCAAATCGTTCTACGACAAGCACAAACTGGCCAGGCATTTATGCACGCATTCTGGTGTAAAACCTTTCAGTTGCACCATGTGTGACAAGAAATTTACGGATAGGTCTTATCTGAATCAACACATGAAGAAAACCCATGAAATTACAAAAGATGTCATCACTtaattgttacatttattaataaacgaaTTCTAGTCTAAACTACTGAttctctattaaaaatttcaattaaaacatcagttctgaaacaattatttaattgttgaaagttttattcataaattcataaattcataaattctgggttttaatataataagaataaatttatttcagttataataaaagtacaatgataattatacataacaatattttctaattataaaaaacagttattCAGTTGCagtaataaattcattgtcCTGCTGAATGAATTTTTCAGTCATGTCTTCAGGAACTTCTACATCTTTGATATTATCCTTATCAATTTCATCTTCAGtcctaaaattcaattaaaaacttatataaaagtaaaacaataaaaattgatttcccTTATGAGTATATCAACGAGATTTTCACACGCCAAAAGGACCTTCCTGTCCTTCTCCCATT carries:
- the LOC109604159 gene encoding phosphatidylinositol transfer protein beta isoform; translation: MLIKEYRVTLPLTVEEYQVGQLYSVAEASKDNTGGGEGIEVLKNEPFTNYPLLGGKYNSGQYTYKIYHLASKVPAFIRLLAPKGSLEIHEEAWNAYPYCKTVITNPGYMKENFVICIESMHVGDNGEQANVHQLPADKLKQREVIHIDIANDPINPADYEESENPAIFHSEKTGRGPLMGPNWKNEVRPVMTCYKLVTVEFKWFGLQSRIESFIQKSERRLFTNFHRQVFCWIDKWHGLTMEDIRAIEDKTKEELESLRKKGEVRGMKADND
- the LOC109604163 gene encoding transmembrane protein 134 — protein: MSSPMGFTNGRPKRFSIDDAFEEETDEAIKVYGGNCPRSPTSINMGQGDQHSLTIDNGRGYKLGNDASRDSDSLIQDYYECSSQENLNVSCLNHPKVRENWRMVLAAATLLVIGVGLLATGAISLAQPSSGLQGSVFLLAGFICFVPGAYHVVYIYFAAKGKRGYHFHNLPLFT